A DNA window from Mycobacterium sp. IDR2000157661 contains the following coding sequences:
- a CDS encoding NAD-dependent epimerase/dehydratase family protein: protein MSETVLVTGGFGLVGSATVRRLAELGRSVVVADLDTPANRKSVDKLPDGVSIRWTDLTDAEQVQGLITDVAPESIIHLAAVIPPRIYQSQKLARRVNVDATATLVRIAEAQTVRPRFVHASSNAVFGPRNPHTTRPPLRADDPMRPCDLYSGTKAEAEAIVRSSRLEWVVLRFGGVLGTDISAFPLTADALLFESALPTDGRLHSVDVRDVAWACAAATTADATGEILLIAGDDSHRHRQGDVGAAMSEALGVPGAIPKGRPGDPSSDSDWFVTDWMDTTRAQEALQFQHHAWPDMMAELRANFGFKRYLLRPLAPLARGVLKRRGAYWKAPGTYADPWGAIRARLGEPAWDQPRELP from the coding sequence ATGTCAGAGACGGTGCTCGTCACAGGCGGCTTCGGCTTAGTGGGATCGGCCACCGTGCGCCGCTTGGCCGAGCTCGGCCGCAGCGTCGTCGTAGCCGACCTGGACACCCCCGCCAACCGCAAGTCTGTCGACAAGTTGCCTGACGGCGTATCAATCCGGTGGACCGACTTGACGGATGCCGAGCAGGTGCAGGGCCTGATCACCGACGTCGCACCCGAGTCGATCATCCACCTGGCCGCGGTGATCCCGCCGCGGATCTACCAGAGTCAGAAGCTCGCGCGGCGGGTAAATGTCGATGCCACCGCGACGTTGGTGCGCATCGCCGAGGCGCAGACCGTCCGGCCGCGCTTCGTGCACGCCTCCAGCAATGCGGTCTTCGGCCCTCGCAACCCGCACACCACCCGACCGCCGCTGCGCGCCGACGATCCGATGCGGCCATGCGATCTGTACAGCGGAACCAAGGCGGAGGCGGAGGCGATCGTGCGGTCGTCACGCCTGGAATGGGTGGTGCTGCGATTCGGAGGCGTGCTCGGCACCGACATCTCCGCCTTCCCGTTGACCGCCGACGCGCTGCTGTTCGAGAGTGCTCTGCCCACGGACGGCCGGTTGCACAGTGTCGACGTACGCGACGTCGCATGGGCATGCGCGGCGGCCACCACCGCCGACGCCACCGGCGAGATCCTGTTGATCGCCGGTGACGATTCGCATCGGCATCGGCAGGGTGACGTCGGAGCGGCGATGTCGGAGGCGCTGGGCGTTCCAGGGGCGATTCCGAAGGGGCGTCCCGGGGACCCGAGCAGCGACTCGGACTGGTTCGTCACCGACTGGATGGACACCACCAGGGCCCAGGAGGCGCTGCAATTCCAGCACCATGCGTGGCCGGACATGATGGCCGAGCTACGGGCGAACTTCGGGTTCAAGCGTTACCTGCTGCGGCCGTTGGCGCCGCTCGCGCGCGGGGTGCTGAAACGTCGGGGTGCCTACTGGAAGGCGCCGGGCACCTACGCCGACCCGTGGGGCGCGATCCGCGCCCGGTTGGGCGAGCCGGCGTGGGATCAGCCCCGCGAGCTGCCCTGA
- a CDS encoding lysophospholipid acyltransferase family protein, producing the protein MSADEVDPEAHKWDPAFTRQIKNTVGPLIKGYFRAEVRDVDRIPAAGGALVVSNHSGGMFTPDVLIFAPAFYDEFGFDRPIYTLGHDMIFVGPIGALLRRAGVIEANRENAAKALRSGAVVLVFPGGDYDSYRSTFSENLIDFSGRTGYVRTAIETGVPIVPMVSIGGQETQLFLARGDSIARRLGLKRLRAEILPISVGFPFGVSVFFPPNLPLPAKIVTRVLPPIDVVEQFGEDPDVKEVDAHVRTVMQAALDELAAERRFPVLG; encoded by the coding sequence GTGAGCGCCGACGAAGTCGACCCGGAGGCCCACAAGTGGGACCCGGCATTCACCCGGCAGATTAAGAACACCGTGGGGCCCCTTATCAAGGGGTACTTCCGCGCGGAGGTGCGCGACGTCGACCGCATTCCGGCGGCGGGCGGAGCGCTGGTGGTGTCGAATCACTCCGGCGGCATGTTCACGCCGGACGTGCTCATCTTCGCACCCGCCTTCTATGACGAGTTCGGATTCGACCGGCCCATCTACACCCTGGGCCACGACATGATCTTTGTCGGGCCCATCGGCGCCTTGTTGCGCCGAGCCGGTGTCATCGAGGCCAACCGGGAGAACGCCGCGAAAGCCCTGCGGTCCGGCGCGGTCGTGCTGGTGTTTCCCGGTGGTGATTACGACTCGTACCGGTCAACTTTCTCGGAGAACCTCATCGACTTCAGCGGGCGCACCGGTTACGTGCGGACCGCGATCGAGACCGGTGTGCCGATCGTGCCGATGGTGTCGATCGGCGGACAAGAAACCCAGCTGTTCCTCGCCCGTGGTGACTCGATCGCCCGGCGCCTCGGCCTCAAGCGGCTGCGCGCCGAGATCCTGCCGATCAGCGTCGGTTTCCCGTTCGGAGTGTCGGTATTCTTTCCACCCAACCTGCCGCTGCCTGCCAAGATCGTGACACGGGTGCTACCGCCGATCGATGTGGTCGAGCAGTTCGGTGAGGACCCCGACGTCAAGGAGGTCGATGCGCACGTGCGCACAGTGATGCAGGCCGCGCTCGACGAGCTGGCCGCCGAACGCCGCTTCCCGGTGCTGGGCTGA
- the fadD12 gene encoding acyl-CoA ligase FadD12: MADVLGLVQTLWRARLIAPMRPDRYVRMGAAMRRAGITATVGFAAAAQRCPDRPGLVDERGTLTWKQLDDRCDAVAAGLQQLPGGAPSTVAVMCRNHRGFIEALVAANRMGADVLLLNTSFAGPALAEVVDREGADAVIYDEEFTAIVARAMDDKPAATRILAWTDGPADGLTLDQLIDANVGRRPEPAERTSNIILLTSGTTGTPKGAKRGAGSGGAGDLKAVLDRTPWRAEETIVIAAPMFHAWGFSQLLFAALLACTIVTRRKFDPEATLDLIDRYQATGLAVVPVMFDRIMDLPDEVRNRYSGKSLRFATASGSRMRPDVVIKFMDQFGDVIYNNYNATEAGMIATATPADLRAAPDTAGTAADGTEIRILDADFTEVPRGETGQIFVRSGTLFEGYTSGKTKDFHEGFMASGDMGYLDDAGRLFVVGRDDEMIVSGGENVYPLEVENTLVAHSAVEEAVVLGVDDEQYGQRLVAFVVLAKGGTVTPDDLKQYVRDNLANYKVPRQITILDELPRGSTGKVLRNDLLDQVT; encoded by the coding sequence ATGGCCGACGTACTCGGACTCGTGCAGACACTGTGGCGGGCCCGCCTCATCGCACCGATGCGACCGGACAGGTACGTGCGGATGGGTGCCGCGATGCGCCGAGCGGGAATCACCGCGACGGTCGGCTTCGCCGCGGCCGCGCAGCGATGTCCTGACCGTCCCGGTCTGGTGGACGAGCGTGGCACCCTGACCTGGAAGCAGCTCGACGACCGGTGCGATGCCGTGGCCGCCGGTCTGCAGCAGCTGCCAGGCGGCGCGCCCAGCACCGTTGCGGTGATGTGCCGCAACCATCGCGGCTTCATCGAGGCGTTGGTCGCGGCCAACCGGATGGGCGCCGACGTGCTGCTGCTCAACACCTCGTTCGCGGGTCCGGCGCTCGCCGAAGTGGTCGACCGCGAAGGCGCCGACGCCGTCATCTACGACGAGGAGTTCACCGCGATCGTCGCGCGCGCGATGGACGACAAGCCAGCCGCCACCCGCATTCTGGCGTGGACCGACGGACCAGCCGACGGGCTCACTCTCGACCAGCTCATCGACGCCAACGTCGGCCGTCGGCCGGAGCCCGCCGAGCGCACGAGCAACATCATCCTGCTCACCTCCGGCACCACCGGAACCCCCAAGGGTGCCAAGCGCGGTGCAGGCAGCGGCGGCGCAGGTGACCTGAAGGCGGTGCTCGACCGCACGCCGTGGCGCGCCGAGGAGACGATCGTCATCGCCGCCCCGATGTTCCATGCCTGGGGCTTCTCGCAGCTGTTGTTCGCGGCGCTGCTGGCCTGCACGATCGTCACGCGACGCAAGTTCGATCCGGAAGCGACGCTGGACCTGATCGACCGCTACCAGGCGACCGGGCTGGCGGTGGTGCCGGTGATGTTCGACCGAATCATGGACCTTCCGGACGAGGTGCGGAATCGCTACAGCGGCAAGTCACTTCGATTCGCCACCGCCTCGGGGTCCCGGATGCGCCCTGATGTGGTGATCAAGTTCATGGACCAGTTCGGCGACGTGATCTACAACAACTACAACGCGACCGAAGCGGGGATGATCGCGACCGCCACGCCGGCGGACCTTCGGGCGGCGCCCGACACGGCGGGCACAGCGGCCGACGGCACCGAGATCCGCATCCTGGATGCGGACTTCACCGAGGTTCCCCGCGGTGAGACCGGACAGATATTCGTCCGCAGCGGAACCCTTTTCGAGGGGTACACCTCGGGCAAGACCAAGGACTTCCACGAGGGTTTCATGGCCTCGGGTGATATGGGGTACCTCGACGACGCCGGCCGGCTGTTCGTGGTGGGACGCGACGACGAGATGATCGTGTCGGGCGGGGAGAACGTCTACCCGCTCGAGGTCGAGAACACTCTGGTGGCGCACTCGGCTGTCGAGGAAGCCGTTGTCCTCGGCGTCGACGACGAGCAGTACGGCCAGCGCCTGGTGGCGTTCGTGGTGCTGGCCAAGGGCGGCACGGTCACCCCCGACGACCTCAAACAGTACGTACGCGACAATCTGGCCAATTACAAAGTGCCACGCCAGATCACGATCCTCGACGAGTTACCGCGCGGCAGCACCGGCAAGGTGTTGCGCAACGACCTGCTCGATCAGGTGACTTAA
- a CDS encoding WS/DGAT/MGAT family O-acyltransferase: MKRLNGMDAMLLYSETPNLHTHTLKVAIIHAADYRTQHGREFDFEVFRRTVARRLHLLDPLRYRLVDIPLKLHHPMWLEDCPVDLDYHLHRVRVPSPGGRRELDELIGEIASTPLDRSRPLWEFHFAEGMADDRFALIGKVHHTLADGVASANLLARLMDLADGTQNERDEYATCGPPTRSELLRFAMRDHAAHIAALPALSRDAVRGFTRLRRHAKERSDLPDLAKMFHTPPTFLNHVVSPGRRFATASLPLAEVKQTAKALGVTFNDIVLATATGGLRELLLRYDGRADRPLMASVPVSTNLSPDRVTGNEIGGLSVSLPVHIDDPLERVRLTSLATTRAKEDYELLGPKLQGQLMEYLPPPLTPTLLRWQSQRAAHNRLMNVAVSSVPGPKERGHIGGAQVSEIYSVGVLSPGSAFNMTVWSYVDQVDISVLSDDQTFEDVHEATDAMIHGLTEIREAANLPALSTVRTAMAPATSAT, from the coding sequence GTGAAGCGACTCAACGGCATGGACGCCATGCTGCTCTACAGCGAGACACCGAACCTGCACACGCACACGTTGAAGGTGGCAATCATCCACGCTGCCGACTACCGCACACAGCACGGCAGGGAGTTCGACTTCGAGGTGTTCCGCCGCACAGTGGCACGCCGACTGCATCTGCTGGATCCCCTGCGCTACCGATTGGTGGACATCCCGCTGAAGTTGCACCACCCGATGTGGCTGGAGGACTGCCCGGTAGACCTCGACTACCACCTGCACCGCGTTCGGGTACCGAGTCCCGGTGGGCGTCGCGAACTCGACGAGTTAATCGGTGAGATCGCCAGCACGCCGCTGGACCGCAGCCGACCACTCTGGGAGTTCCACTTCGCCGAGGGCATGGCCGACGACCGCTTCGCACTCATCGGCAAGGTTCACCACACGCTGGCCGACGGCGTGGCGTCGGCCAATCTCCTTGCACGGCTGATGGATCTGGCCGACGGCACCCAGAACGAGCGCGACGAATATGCCACCTGTGGTCCGCCGACCAGGTCCGAACTCCTCAGATTCGCGATGCGCGACCACGCCGCCCACATCGCGGCGCTGCCTGCGCTGTCCCGGGATGCGGTGCGGGGCTTCACCCGGCTACGCCGCCACGCGAAGGAACGCAGCGACCTGCCGGACCTGGCCAAGATGTTCCACACCCCGCCGACGTTTCTCAACCACGTGGTGTCACCGGGCCGCAGGTTCGCTACGGCGTCGCTGCCGCTGGCCGAAGTCAAGCAGACAGCCAAGGCCCTCGGGGTGACGTTCAACGACATCGTGTTGGCCACGGCGACGGGCGGCCTGCGGGAACTGCTGCTGCGCTACGACGGACGCGCGGATCGCCCGCTGATGGCGTCGGTTCCGGTGAGCACCAACCTGTCACCGGACAGGGTCACCGGCAATGAGATCGGCGGCCTGTCCGTATCGCTGCCCGTCCACATCGACGACCCGCTCGAGCGGGTCCGGTTGACCTCTCTGGCGACGACACGCGCCAAGGAAGATTACGAATTGCTCGGTCCCAAGCTGCAGGGCCAGCTGATGGAGTACCTGCCACCGCCGCTGACACCGACACTGCTTCGGTGGCAGAGTCAGCGCGCCGCGCACAACCGGCTGATGAATGTCGCGGTGTCGAGCGTGCCGGGCCCAAAAGAACGAGGCCATATCGGCGGAGCGCAGGTGAGCGAAATCTACTCGGTGGGCGTGCTGTCCCCGGGCAGCGCATTCAACATGACGGTGTGGAGTTACGTCGATCAGGTCGACATCTCGGTGCTCTCCGACGACCAGACCTTCGAAGACGTCCACGAGGCCACGGACGCGATGATCCACGGCCTGACCGAGATACGCGAGGCGGCGAACCTCCCCGCGCTCTCCACCGTTCGAACGGCGATGGCCCCGGCCACCTCCGCCACTTAA